One part of the Candidatus Krumholzibacteriia bacterium genome encodes these proteins:
- a CDS encoding sugar phosphate nucleotidyltransferase gives MKAIIPAAGIGTRLRPHTYTLPKALLYVAGKPIISHILDDVVPLGPSSIVLIVGYKGELIEEFVRRHYAGLQVEFVYQEERRGIGHAVDLTRAVADKGEPVLIVLGDTIIKTDLARVVAQKSNVLGVKEVEDPRRFGVCEVSDGRITRLVEKPQDPPSNLALVGLYFLRDSAGLFKAVRDIIDRNITTNNEYQITDALQLMIQGGTEFRPFVIDEWFDCGKPEAMLETNRKLLKNAPSTPPIEGSIIIPPVSISPGAEIVNSIIGPYVSIAERAVIHSSIIRDSVLSEGATVTEATLESSLIGANAVIRGGFKRFDVGDSSEIIFK, from the coding sequence GTGAAGGCCATCATCCCCGCCGCCGGAATCGGCACACGCTTGCGCCCCCACACCTACACGCTCCCCAAGGCGCTGTTGTACGTGGCGGGCAAGCCCATCATCTCCCACATCCTGGACGACGTGGTCCCGCTGGGACCCAGCAGCATCGTCCTCATCGTTGGCTACAAGGGGGAGCTGATCGAGGAGTTCGTCCGCCGCCACTACGCCGGGCTCCAGGTGGAGTTCGTCTACCAGGAGGAGCGCCGCGGCATCGGGCACGCGGTGGATCTCACCCGTGCGGTCGCCGACAAGGGCGAGCCGGTCCTGATCGTCCTCGGGGACACCATCATCAAGACCGACCTGGCCCGGGTCGTGGCCCAGAAGAGCAACGTGCTGGGGGTCAAGGAGGTGGAGGACCCGCGCCGCTTCGGCGTGTGCGAGGTGTCGGACGGCCGCATCACCCGCCTGGTGGAGAAGCCCCAGGACCCCCCCTCCAACCTGGCGCTGGTGGGGCTGTACTTCCTGCGCGATTCGGCCGGGCTGTTCAAGGCGGTGCGGGACATCATCGACCGCAACATCACCACCAACAACGAGTACCAGATCACCGACGCCCTGCAGCTGATGATCCAGGGCGGGACCGAGTTCCGGCCCTTCGTCATCGACGAATGGTTCGACTGCGGAAAGCCCGAGGCCATGCTTGAAACAAACCGTAAATTGTTGAAGAATGCGCCCAGCACGCCCCCCATCGAGGGGTCGATCATCATCCCGCCGGTTTCGATCTCGCCGGGTGCGGAGATCGTGAACTCCATTATCGGGCCGTATGTATCGATCGCCGAACGCGCGGTGATCCACTCGTCGATCATCCGCGATTCCGTGCTGTCCGAGGGTGCGACCGTCACCGAGGCGACCCTCGAGTCGAGCCTCATCGGCGCCAACGCCGTCATCCGGGGCGGGTTCAAGCGGTTTGACGTCGGAGACTCGAGCGAGATCATATTCAAATAG
- the ptsP gene encoding phosphoenolpyruvate--protein phosphotransferase, with the protein MSRSRAHKVNGPANGRNHAKPEFERHGISASPGIVIGTAFVRDGGRTRVPRRKVKPAAVEAEVARFGRALAETRREIRAFKTDIAKKMGDDHARIFDAHLLILDDSLLTDETGALIRSERLDAAASFEAVIDRVIDSIGGIEDEYLKERTIDVLDVKKRVIRQLLGDDAGDANRPSEPSVLVAHDLSPSDTAQFDRNTVLAYATDLGGRTSHTAIIARSQGVPAVVGLENLVDQVEPGDTVIVDGNTGSVIVNPTPSTIESYRLEIERFRELEEQLLTLTGYPAQTLDGRAFMLSANIDAPDEVESAVDHGGQGVGLFRTEYYFISQDYLPTEEEQYKVYRAVAEKMEGRPVVIRTLDIGGDKIAGYLHRSPELNPFLGWRGIRFCLTRKDIFKTQLRAIYRASAHGQVKIMFPMISQVEEIVRAKEICAEVRDDLTRERYKFADDVPLGMMVETPSAVALADHFASEVAFFSIGTNDLIQYTMAVDRGNSKIAHLYQHLHPSILRLLRITVEAARRKGVEVSVCGEMAGDPLAVPVLIGLGIDGFSVSPNVIPEVKRIIRSVTFDACRALVRRTTKFRTTAEIEAEIEAFLKLNVPSMVDNGRPRT; encoded by the coding sequence ATGTCACGCAGCAGAGCCCACAAGGTAAACGGTCCGGCCAACGGACGGAACCACGCGAAGCCCGAGTTCGAGCGGCACGGGATTTCGGCGTCGCCAGGCATCGTCATCGGCACGGCGTTCGTGCGCGATGGCGGCCGCACGCGTGTTCCACGCCGTAAGGTGAAGCCGGCGGCGGTCGAGGCCGAGGTGGCCCGTTTCGGACGGGCGCTCGCCGAGACCCGCCGCGAGATTCGCGCGTTCAAGACGGACATCGCAAAGAAGATGGGCGATGATCACGCACGCATCTTCGACGCCCACCTGCTCATCCTCGACGACAGCTTGCTCACCGACGAGACCGGTGCGCTCATCCGCTCCGAGCGCCTCGACGCGGCCGCCTCCTTCGAGGCGGTGATCGACCGGGTCATCGATTCCATCGGCGGAATCGAGGACGAGTACCTCAAGGAACGCACCATCGACGTGCTCGACGTGAAGAAGCGGGTCATCCGGCAGCTGCTGGGCGACGATGCCGGCGACGCCAACCGCCCCAGCGAGCCCAGCGTGCTGGTGGCACACGACCTCTCCCCCAGCGACACCGCGCAGTTCGACCGCAACACAGTACTTGCCTACGCGACCGATCTGGGCGGGCGCACGTCGCACACCGCCATCATTGCGCGCTCGCAGGGCGTGCCGGCTGTGGTGGGGCTGGAGAACCTGGTTGACCAGGTCGAGCCCGGCGACACCGTGATCGTGGACGGGAACACCGGCTCGGTGATCGTGAATCCCACGCCGTCCACCATCGAGAGTTATCGCCTGGAGATCGAACGCTTCCGCGAACTGGAGGAGCAACTCCTCACCCTGACCGGGTACCCTGCGCAGACGCTCGACGGGCGCGCCTTCATGCTCAGCGCCAACATCGATGCGCCCGACGAGGTGGAGTCCGCCGTCGACCACGGGGGGCAGGGTGTGGGGCTGTTTCGAACCGAGTACTACTTCATCTCGCAGGACTACCTGCCCACCGAAGAGGAGCAGTACAAGGTGTACCGCGCGGTGGCGGAGAAGATGGAGGGCAGGCCGGTGGTTATCCGCACCCTCGATATCGGGGGCGACAAGATTGCCGGCTATCTGCACCGTTCGCCGGAACTCAATCCGTTCCTGGGCTGGCGGGGCATCCGCTTCTGTTTGACCCGCAAGGATATCTTCAAGACGCAGTTGCGCGCCATCTACCGCGCCAGCGCGCACGGCCAGGTGAAGATCATGTTTCCAATGATCTCGCAGGTGGAGGAGATCGTGCGCGCCAAGGAGATCTGCGCCGAGGTGCGCGACGATCTCACGCGGGAGCGCTACAAGTTTGCCGACGACGTGCCGCTGGGAATGATGGTGGAGACGCCGTCGGCGGTGGCGCTGGCGGACCACTTTGCCAGCGAGGTGGCCTTCTTTTCCATCGGCACCAACGACCTCATCCAGTACACCATGGCGGTGGACCGGGGAAACAGCAAGATCGCGCACCTGTACCAGCACCTGCACCCGAGCATCCTGCGGCTGCTGCGTATCACCGTGGAGGCGGCGCGGCGCAAGGGTGTGGAGGTGTCCGTGTGCGGCGAGATGGCGGGCGACCCGCTGGCGGTGCCCGTGCTGATCGGACTGGGCATCGACGGTTTCAGCGTGAGTCCCAACGTGATCCCGGAAGTCAAGCGCATCATCCGCTCGGTGACCTTCGATGCCTGTCGCGCGCTCGTGCGCCGCACCACCAAGTTCCGCACCACCGCGGAGATCGAGGCGGAGATCGAGGCGTTCCTGAAGCTCAACGTTCCTTCGATGGTCGACAACGGGAGACCGCGAACATGA
- the metK gene encoding methionine adenosyltransferase, translating to MSEKRLFTSESVTEGHPDKISDQISDSVLDAILSQDATAKVACETLVTTGLAFIAGEITTTAYVDIPSVARGVIKDIGYTDAAFGFDYQTCSVITSIDEQSPDIAMGVVGKEGAGDQGMMFGYACRETETLMPAPIFLAHRLSERLAWVRRNEKGCDYLRPDGKTQVTVEYADGKPHRIDTVVVSTQHSADVKDEVLRRDVNDKVVRPILAKFGFNGGDYRLLVNPTGRFVEGGPKADCGLTGRKIIVDTYGGMGSHGGGAFSGKDPSKVDRSASYAARHIAKNIVAAELAGECEIQIAYAIGEKEPVSVMVDTFGTGKIDDEKLTRIVRDAFDLTPKGIIERLKLRRGIYRKTAAYGHFGREDKDFTWEHVDFVEELRKRAQS from the coding sequence ATGTCGGAGAAGCGGCTGTTCACGTCGGAGTCCGTTACCGAAGGGCACCCCGACAAGATTTCGGACCAGATTTCGGATTCGGTGCTCGACGCGATCCTCTCGCAGGACGCCACCGCCAAGGTGGCGTGCGAGACGCTGGTGACCACCGGACTCGCGTTCATCGCCGGTGAAATCACCACCACCGCGTACGTGGACATTCCGTCCGTGGCGCGCGGTGTCATCAAGGATATCGGCTACACGGATGCGGCGTTCGGTTTCGACTACCAGACCTGCTCGGTCATCACCTCCATCGACGAGCAGTCGCCGGACATCGCCATGGGTGTGGTGGGCAAGGAGGGCGCGGGCGACCAGGGGATGATGTTCGGTTACGCGTGCCGTGAGACGGAAACGCTCATGCCGGCGCCGATCTTTCTGGCCCACCGGCTCTCCGAGCGCCTGGCGTGGGTGCGGCGCAACGAAAAGGGCTGCGACTATCTGCGGCCGGACGGCAAGACGCAGGTCACGGTGGAATATGCGGACGGCAAACCGCACCGTATCGACACCGTGGTGGTCTCCACCCAGCATTCCGCCGACGTCAAGGATGAGGTGTTGCGGCGCGATGTGAACGACAAGGTGGTGCGCCCCATCCTGGCCAAGTTCGGTTTCAACGGCGGGGACTACCGGCTGCTGGTGAACCCCACCGGCCGTTTCGTGGAGGGCGGACCCAAGGCCGACTGCGGGCTCACCGGCCGCAAGATCATCGTGGACACCTACGGCGGCATGGGCAGCCATGGCGGCGGCGCCTTCTCGGGCAAGGACCCGAGCAAGGTGGACCGCAGCGCGTCCTACGCGGCGCGCCACATCGCCAAGAACATCGTGGCCGCAGAGCTGGCCGGGGAGTGCGAGATCCAGATTGCGTATGCAATCGGTGAGAAGGAACCGGTCTCGGTGATGGTGGACACGTTCGGTACCGGCAAGATCGATGACGAGAAGCTCACCCGCATCGTGCGCGACGCGTTCGATCTCACCCCCAAGGGTATCATCGAGCGGCTGAAGCTGCGCCGCGGCATCTACCGCAAGACCGCCGCCTACGGCCACTTCGGCCGCGAGGACAAGGATTTCACCTGGGAGCACGTTGATTTCGTCGAGGAACTACGCAAACGCGCTCAATCGTAG
- a CDS encoding bifunctional phosphoglucose/phosphomannose isomerase has product MTAMNDLRARIDASDMLGRILAFPEQAARAWEIGAAFVKQAQLPRGPFARVVVCGMGGSAIGGDLARSFLGERAEAPLMSCRDYALPGNLARGALVVASSYSGNTGETLSAYDAARAAGAAIVAVTSGGELAKRCARDGVPVCTIPGGMPPRSAIGFSLFPMLQILRACGAAAFTDAEFEESLAAVRDRCEAYAPGHKDNAAIELAHGLHGRTAFVYAAPSLLEGVARRWACQFNENGKVLAHFAFFPELNHNEIVGWEASPHLMSRAVIFSLEDRDDHPMTRRQAGVGLSIMGPLAARVERLESPGGGRLARMLSMMLLGDFASVYLAYLNGVDPTPVTKIDQLKKELA; this is encoded by the coding sequence ATGACGGCGATGAACGACCTGCGCGCCCGAATCGACGCGTCCGACATGCTCGGCCGCATTCTCGCGTTTCCGGAGCAGGCGGCTCGCGCCTGGGAGATCGGTGCCGCGTTCGTGAAGCAAGCGCAGCTGCCGCGAGGCCCCTTTGCGCGCGTGGTGGTGTGTGGCATGGGTGGATCCGCCATCGGGGGCGACCTGGCGCGGTCGTTCCTGGGCGAGCGCGCGGAGGCCCCGCTGATGAGCTGCCGCGACTACGCGCTGCCCGGAAACCTCGCCCGCGGCGCGCTGGTGGTGGCGTCGAGTTACTCCGGCAATACCGGCGAGACCCTCTCCGCCTACGACGCGGCGCGCGCGGCCGGTGCCGCCATCGTGGCCGTCACCAGTGGTGGCGAACTGGCGAAGCGCTGTGCCCGCGACGGGGTGCCGGTGTGCACCATTCCCGGCGGGATGCCGCCGCGCTCGGCCATCGGCTTCTCGCTCTTTCCCATGCTGCAGATTCTGCGCGCGTGCGGCGCGGCCGCCTTCACCGACGCGGAATTCGAGGAGTCTTTGGCGGCGGTGCGTGACCGCTGCGAGGCATACGCACCCGGACACAAGGACAACGCCGCCATCGAACTGGCGCACGGCCTGCACGGCAGGACCGCTTTCGTCTACGCGGCGCCCTCGCTGCTGGAAGGGGTGGCGCGCCGCTGGGCGTGCCAGTTCAACGAGAACGGCAAGGTGCTGGCCCACTTCGCTTTCTTCCCGGAGCTGAATCACAACGAGATCGTGGGCTGGGAGGCGTCTCCGCACCTGATGTCGCGTGCGGTGATCTTCTCGCTCGAGGACCGCGACGACCACCCCATGACGCGGCGCCAGGCCGGCGTGGGTCTCTCCATCATGGGCCCGCTGGCGGCGCGCGTGGAGCGGTTGGAGTCGCCCGGCGGCGGACGCCTGGCGCGCATGCTGTCCATGATGCTGCTGGGTGATTTCGCCAGCGTATACCTCGCGTATCTCAACGGCGTCGATCCCACGCCGGTCACCAAGATCGACCAACTCAAGAAGGAACTCGCGTGA